Proteins found in one Bacteroidales bacterium genomic segment:
- a CDS encoding RNA-binding protein, whose product MKIYAGNLHYGMTEDELQKIFEEYGQVTSVKIITDKYSGRSKGFGFVEMPNDAEAQQAIDNINGTDVKGRNITVNQSIERKEGEHGNRNFRRDNRRNNYRNND is encoded by the coding sequence ATGAAAATTTACGCAGGCAATCTTCACTATGGAATGACTGAAGATGAATTACAAAAAATTTTTGAAGAGTACGGACAAGTAACTTCCGTGAAAATCATCACCGACAAATACTCCGGGAGAAGTAAAGGTTTTGGATTTGTTGAAATGCCAAACGATGCAGAAGCACAGCAGGCCATTGATAATATCAACGGTACGGATGTGAAGGGAAGGAACATTACGGTGAATCAATCCATCGAAAGAAAAGAAGGAGAACACGGCAACAGAAACTTCAGAAGAGACAACAGAAGAAATAATTACAGAAATAACGACTAA